In the genome of Streptomyces collinus, one region contains:
- a CDS encoding FUSC family protein produces MRAAGRTVRARLRDRIAASDPGLLRLTAGLRTVGAIALTLLVLSLLRADVHILVAGAMAAMVATFAIREKQPAAQAVTLALGLPVALASVSLGAVLNTRLFVGDVFFVVLIFCAVYGRRFGDRGTALGLIGFQVYFLSLFVGATASTLPALCGALAVAFCSSALMRFAVVPATPTGVLLRLRLAFRARLAQLVAAQVELLDAPADEMDKALEAVREGTARLHETAMMIQGRLEEGTPDESAARLVQRRIADAEIAAERLGLLLLTARTAERADTLTLHLPGAPAPSLAGPELPDEAGATLRRDLQALHALVLRAGSGDTGTGLAHVRNRLLGYRDEENLPPASAAVQDVFRGIGESARAVLGLRIALDGPQDESDDSPATARSREELDAEDAAIDGGEGAEQEEQTGLRRPTTRAAVQVAVGSSLAIVGGELLSTQRWYWAVLTCWIVFLNTASTGEILVKGYRRLLGTVFGVVAGIVLAGLVGGHTWTAFALVLVLIFAMFYTAPLSYTLMSFFVTAMLGLLYTLLHTYSLDVLVLRIQETALGAVCGVVAAALVLPVQTDRRTNELLGTVLERLAEVTEAAVGQLSGGPADELLDKARDLDQALADLRAATQPLIHPVTPLRTRRHTARYVVALLETCAYHARTLAATAELLPTHPSIAADPRLRGAAGRTVRNIGVIAARVADEHAGAQVETGPSIASLLGSDAGTPRYGRITDRVLRHLERLDEAVVGLARPLGVPVAAPKG; encoded by the coding sequence GTGAGGGCAGCGGGACGCACGGTGCGGGCACGACTGCGGGACCGGATCGCGGCGTCCGACCCCGGGCTTCTGCGCCTGACGGCCGGGCTGCGGACGGTCGGCGCGATCGCCCTGACCCTGCTCGTGCTCTCCCTGCTGCGGGCCGATGTGCACATCCTGGTGGCGGGGGCCATGGCGGCGATGGTCGCCACCTTCGCCATCCGCGAGAAGCAGCCGGCCGCACAGGCCGTGACGCTGGCGCTGGGGCTGCCGGTGGCCCTGGCCTCGGTGTCTTTGGGCGCGGTCCTCAACACGCGTCTCTTCGTCGGTGACGTCTTCTTCGTCGTCCTGATCTTCTGTGCGGTCTACGGCCGCCGGTTCGGCGACCGGGGCACCGCGCTCGGGCTGATCGGCTTCCAGGTCTACTTCCTGTCCCTGTTCGTCGGCGCCACGGCCTCCACCCTGCCCGCGTTGTGCGGTGCCCTGGCCGTGGCGTTCTGTTCCAGTGCCCTGATGCGGTTCGCGGTCGTGCCCGCGACGCCCACCGGTGTGCTGCTGCGGCTGCGCCTGGCCTTCCGGGCGCGGCTGGCGCAGCTGGTGGCCGCGCAGGTCGAACTGCTCGACGCTCCCGCGGACGAGATGGACAAGGCGCTGGAGGCCGTCCGCGAGGGCACCGCGCGGCTGCACGAGACGGCGATGATGATCCAGGGACGGCTGGAGGAGGGCACCCCGGACGAGTCTGCGGCGCGGCTGGTGCAGCGCAGGATCGCGGACGCCGAGATCGCCGCGGAGCGGCTCGGCCTGCTGCTGCTGACCGCCCGGACCGCCGAGCGAGCCGACACGCTCACCCTGCACCTGCCGGGCGCGCCCGCCCCGTCGCTCGCCGGGCCGGAGCTGCCGGACGAAGCGGGCGCCACGCTCCGCCGCGATCTGCAGGCGCTGCACGCCCTGGTGCTGCGGGCCGGCAGCGGCGACACCGGCACCGGGCTGGCCCATGTGCGCAACCGGCTCCTCGGCTACCGGGACGAGGAGAACCTGCCGCCCGCGTCGGCCGCCGTCCAGGACGTCTTCCGCGGCATCGGCGAGTCGGCCCGCGCAGTGCTCGGACTGCGGATCGCCCTGGACGGCCCACAGGACGAGTCGGACGACAGCCCCGCGACGGCCCGCTCCCGCGAGGAACTGGACGCCGAGGACGCCGCGATCGACGGCGGCGAGGGAGCGGAGCAGGAGGAGCAGACCGGGTTGCGGCGGCCCACCACGCGGGCGGCCGTGCAGGTCGCCGTCGGGTCCTCACTGGCCATCGTGGGCGGCGAGCTGCTGTCCACGCAGCGCTGGTACTGGGCGGTGCTGACGTGCTGGATCGTCTTCCTCAACACCGCGTCGACGGGCGAGATCCTGGTCAAGGGGTACCGGAGGCTGCTGGGCACGGTGTTCGGCGTGGTGGCCGGCATCGTCCTGGCCGGGCTGGTCGGCGGGCACACCTGGACGGCGTTCGCCCTGGTCCTGGTGCTGATCTTCGCGATGTTCTACACGGCTCCGCTGTCGTACACGCTGATGTCGTTCTTCGTCACCGCCATGCTGGGGCTGCTGTACACACTGCTGCACACCTACAGCCTCGACGTGCTCGTGCTGCGGATCCAGGAGACGGCGCTCGGCGCGGTCTGCGGGGTGGTCGCGGCGGCGCTGGTCCTGCCGGTGCAGACGGATCGCCGGACGAACGAGCTGCTCGGCACCGTGCTGGAACGGCTGGCCGAGGTCACCGAGGCGGCGGTCGGCCAGCTCAGCGGCGGACCGGCGGACGAACTGCTGGACAAGGCGCGCGACCTCGACCAGGCGCTGGCCGATCTGCGGGCCGCGACCCAGCCGCTGATCCATCCGGTCACCCCGCTGCGGACCCGCCGTCACACGGCCCGGTACGTGGTGGCGCTGCTGGAGACGTGCGCCTATCACGCGCGGACGCTGGCCGCGACGGCCGAGTTGCTGCCCACGCACCCCTCGATCGCTGCGGACCCGCGACTGCGCGGGGCCGCCGGGCGCACGGTGCGCAACATCGGGGTCATCGCGGCCCGGGTCGCCGACGAGCACGCGGGCGCGCAGGTCGAGACCGGGCCGAGCATCGCCTCCCTGCTGGGATCCGACGCCGGCACACCGCGCTACGGCCGCATCACCGACCGCGTGCTGCGGCATCTGGAGCGGCTGGACGAGGCCGTGGTCGGACTCGCCCGGCCGCTGGGCGTGCCGGTGGCGGCGCCCAAGGGGTGA
- a CDS encoding cyclic nucleotide-binding domain-containing protein has protein sequence MTKAIKLLTALPPPQRQRLMTLAREVSFPEDARIFEADGTADRFWVIRSGAVSLDQQVNSLQRVTVASLGAGDLLGWSWLFPPYTWDFGAVAFSPVRAYEFDAQAVLGLCEEDPELGMMLVRNVAEVLAHRLEMTRGKLMEQYTLHRRGAL, from the coding sequence ATGACCAAAGCGATCAAACTCCTGACCGCCCTGCCTCCGCCCCAGCGGCAGCGTCTCATGACCCTCGCCCGGGAGGTGTCCTTCCCCGAGGACGCCCGGATCTTCGAGGCGGACGGCACGGCCGACCGCTTCTGGGTCATCCGCTCGGGCGCCGTCTCACTGGACCAGCAGGTGAACTCCTTGCAACGGGTGACCGTGGCCAGCCTCGGTGCCGGCGACCTGCTCGGCTGGTCCTGGCTGTTCCCGCCCTACACCTGGGACTTCGGCGCGGTGGCGTTCAGCCCGGTGCGGGCCTACGAGTTCGACGCCCAGGCCGTGCTGGGGCTGTGCGAGGAGGACCCGGAGCTGGGGATGATGCTGGTGCGCAACGTCGCTGAAGTGCTCGCGCACCGGCTGGAGATGACCCGGGGCAAGCTGATGGAGCAATACACCCTGCACCGGCGGGGAGCGCTGTGA
- a CDS encoding NAD(P)/FAD-dependent oxidoreductase, whose translation MNTVTRPRILVVGAGFAGVECVRRLERKLSPDEADVTLVTPFAYQLYLPLLPQVASGVLTPQSIAVSLRRSKKYRTRIIPGGAIGVDLKSKVCVIRTITDEIVNEPYDYIVLAPGSITRTFDIPGLTDHAFGMKTLAEAAYIRDHVISQLDLADASQDPVERASRLQFVVVGGGYAGTETAACLQRLTHAAVKRYPRLDPGLIKWHLIDIAPKLMPELGDKLGSSAQEILRRRGIEISLGTSIAKAGPEEVTFTDGRVIPTRTLIWTAGVVASPLIATLGAETVKGRLAVAPEMNLPGDDGVFALGDSAAVPDLAKGDGAMCPPTAQHALRQGKHVADNVIASLRGQAMKPYVHKDLGLVVDLGGTDAVSKPLGIELRGLPAQAVARGYHWSALRTNVAKTRVMTNWLLNAVAGDDFVRTGFQARKAARLKDFEYTDAYLTPEQVRAQVEGSGRPE comes from the coding sequence ATGAACACCGTGACACGACCCAGGATCCTGGTGGTTGGCGCAGGCTTCGCCGGCGTGGAGTGCGTCCGCCGTCTGGAACGGAAACTCTCCCCGGACGAGGCCGACGTCACGCTGGTGACGCCGTTCGCCTACCAGCTCTACCTGCCGCTGCTCCCCCAGGTCGCCTCCGGCGTGCTGACGCCGCAGTCGATCGCCGTCTCGCTGCGCCGCAGCAAGAAGTACCGCACGCGGATCATTCCGGGCGGCGCCATCGGCGTGGACCTGAAGTCCAAGGTCTGCGTCATCCGCACCATCACCGACGAGATCGTCAACGAGCCCTACGACTACATCGTGCTGGCGCCCGGCAGCATCACCCGGACGTTCGACATCCCGGGGCTGACGGACCACGCGTTCGGGATGAAGACGCTCGCGGAGGCGGCGTACATCCGTGACCACGTCATCTCGCAGCTGGACCTGGCCGACGCGAGCCAGGACCCCGTGGAGCGGGCCTCGCGGCTGCAGTTCGTGGTGGTCGGCGGCGGTTACGCGGGCACCGAGACCGCGGCGTGCCTGCAGCGGCTGACGCACGCTGCGGTCAAGCGCTACCCGCGGCTGGACCCGGGGCTGATCAAGTGGCATCTGATCGACATCGCGCCGAAGCTGATGCCGGAGCTGGGCGACAAGCTCGGCAGCAGCGCGCAGGAGATCCTGCGCCGTCGGGGCATCGAGATCTCCCTGGGCACTTCCATCGCCAAGGCGGGTCCCGAGGAGGTCACCTTCACCGACGGGCGGGTGATCCCCACCCGCACGCTCATCTGGACCGCCGGGGTCGTCGCCAGCCCGCTCATCGCCACGCTCGGCGCGGAGACGGTCAAGGGGCGGCTCGCGGTCGCCCCGGAGATGAACCTGCCCGGCGACGACGGGGTGTTCGCGCTCGGCGACTCGGCGGCCGTGCCCGACCTGGCCAAGGGGGACGGGGCGATGTGCCCGCCCACCGCACAGCACGCGCTGCGGCAGGGCAAGCACGTCGCCGACAACGTCATCGCGTCGCTGCGGGGCCAGGCGATGAAGCCGTACGTCCACAAGGACCTCGGGCTCGTCGTCGACCTCGGCGGCACCGACGCGGTCTCCAAGCCGCTGGGCATCGAACTGCGCGGGCTGCCCGCCCAGGCCGTGGCCCGCGGCTACCACTGGTCGGCGCTGCGCACCAACGTGGCCAAGACGCGGGTGATGACGAACTGGCTGCTCAACGCCGTCGCCGGCGACGACTTCGTGCGGACGGGGTTCCAGGCCCGCAAGGCCGCCCGGCTGAAGGACTTCGAGTACACGGACGCCTATCTGACGCCGGAGCAGGTGCGGGCGCAGGTCGAGGGGTCCGGCCGGCCGGAGTAG
- a CDS encoding SigB/SigF/SigG family RNA polymerase sigma factor — translation MLIETPTHRPGTPETTTTASRRRHDDAPDTAALFARMAELEEGPEREAVRDELVTLWLPMAHRIAGRFRDRGESIEDLRQVAALGLVKAIDRFDPSRGAFESYAVPTITGEVKRHFRDRMWALRVPRRVQELRNKVRVARRELTQNPGSPEPSVADLATHTGLTEEEVNAGLEALDSFSTLSLDAELSADDDGYSLADTLGAADSSYDVVVDRESAKEGLRRLPERERAILYMRFFEDMTQSRIADHLGISQMHVSRLISRSCARVRDEVLGQRAGNRGSGGTSTAA, via the coding sequence ATGCTCATCGAAACGCCCACTCATCGTCCCGGCACGCCCGAAACGACGACCACCGCTTCCCGGCGGCGTCACGACGACGCCCCCGACACCGCCGCCCTCTTCGCCCGGATGGCGGAGCTGGAGGAGGGTCCCGAGCGGGAGGCCGTCCGCGACGAACTGGTCACCCTGTGGCTGCCCATGGCCCACCGCATCGCCGGCCGCTTCCGCGACCGCGGTGAGTCGATCGAGGATCTCCGGCAGGTCGCCGCACTGGGCCTGGTCAAGGCCATCGACCGGTTCGACCCGAGCCGGGGTGCCTTCGAGAGTTACGCCGTCCCCACCATCACCGGCGAGGTCAAGCGGCACTTCCGGGACCGCATGTGGGCCCTGCGGGTCCCCCGCCGTGTGCAGGAGCTGCGCAACAAGGTGCGGGTGGCACGCCGTGAACTCACCCAGAACCCGGGCAGCCCCGAGCCCTCCGTGGCGGACCTCGCCACCCACACCGGCCTGACCGAGGAAGAGGTCAACGCCGGGCTCGAAGCCCTGGACAGCTTCAGCACCCTGTCGCTGGACGCCGAGCTCTCGGCCGACGACGACGGCTACAGCCTCGCGGACACCCTCGGCGCGGCCGACTCGTCCTACGACGTCGTCGTGGACCGCGAGTCCGCCAAGGAAGGCCTGCGCCGGCTGCCGGAACGCGAACGGGCCATCCTCTACATGCGCTTCTTCGAGGACATGACCCAGAGCCGTATCGCCGACCACCTCGGCATCTCCCAGATGCACGTCTCCCGCCTCATCAGCCGCAGCTGCGCCCGGGTGCGCGACGAGGTCCTGGGGCAGCGGGCGGGCAACCGGGGGAGCGGCGGCACCTCCACAGCGGCCTGA
- a CDS encoding aminotransferase class I/II-fold pyridoxal phosphate-dependent enzyme: protein MTADHTRAPVLEALDEYRRKGRLSFTPPGHKQARGADPAVREILGDAVFHGDVLASGGLDDRLTRGRVLQRAQELMADAVHAEHTYFSTCGSSLSVKAAMLSVAGPHEKLLIGRDAHKSVVAGLIISGIEPVWTEPRWDAGRNLAHPPSAEEFEQAFEAHPDARGALVTSPTPYGGCADLRAIADVCHRRSRPLIVDEAWGAHLPFHPDLPSWAMDAGADICVTSIHKMGSGLEQGSVFHLQGDLVPPELLGMRADLLGTTSPSVLIFAGLDGWRRQMALHGKELMGGALELAAEVRAAIEEIDGLHVNDRNDFCGPGLADDLDPLPGVIDLTSLGITGFQAADWLREHRHIDAHLVDHRRIGAQITHGDDRETTGELLEALRDLARAAGDLPGAPKVEVPSPSQLRMEQAVLPRDAFFGLVETVSVSEAAGRVAAEMITPYPPGIPAVLPGERLTEPVLAYLRTGLDAGMHLPDPEDPELETVRVLAE, encoded by the coding sequence ATGACTGCCGACCACACGCGAGCACCCGTTCTGGAAGCACTGGACGAGTACCGGCGCAAGGGGCGTCTGTCGTTCACGCCGCCCGGGCACAAGCAGGCCCGGGGGGCGGATCCGGCGGTCCGGGAGATCCTCGGTGACGCGGTGTTCCACGGGGACGTGCTCGCCTCGGGCGGTCTGGACGACCGGCTCACCAGGGGCCGGGTGCTGCAACGGGCCCAGGAGCTGATGGCCGACGCGGTGCATGCCGAGCACACCTACTTCAGCACCTGCGGGAGTTCCCTTTCGGTGAAGGCCGCGATGCTGTCGGTCGCGGGCCCGCACGAGAAGCTGCTGATCGGGCGTGACGCCCACAAGTCCGTGGTGGCGGGGCTGATCATCTCCGGTATCGAGCCGGTCTGGACAGAGCCCCGGTGGGATGCCGGGCGGAACCTCGCCCATCCTCCGTCCGCCGAGGAGTTCGAGCAGGCCTTCGAGGCGCATCCGGACGCGCGCGGCGCGCTGGTCACGAGTCCCACGCCCTACGGCGGCTGCGCGGATCTGCGGGCGATCGCCGACGTCTGTCACCGGCGCTCACGGCCGCTGATCGTCGACGAGGCGTGGGGCGCGCACCTGCCGTTCCATCCGGATCTGCCGTCGTGGGCGATGGACGCGGGCGCGGACATCTGTGTGACGAGCATCCACAAGATGGGCAGCGGCCTGGAGCAGGGCTCGGTCTTCCACCTCCAGGGCGACCTGGTGCCGCCGGAGCTGCTGGGGATGCGGGCGGACCTGCTGGGCACCACCAGCCCCTCGGTGCTGATCTTCGCGGGCCTGGACGGCTGGCGGCGGCAGATGGCGCTGCACGGCAAGGAGCTGATGGGCGGTGCGCTGGAGCTCGCCGCCGAGGTCCGGGCCGCCATCGAGGAGATCGACGGGCTGCACGTCAACGACCGGAACGACTTCTGCGGCCCGGGTCTGGCCGACGACCTCGACCCGCTGCCCGGCGTCATCGACCTCACCAGCCTCGGAATCACGGGCTTCCAGGCGGCGGACTGGCTGCGCGAGCACCGGCACATCGACGCGCACCTGGTGGATCACCGCCGCATCGGCGCGCAGATCACCCACGGCGACGACCGGGAGACCACCGGGGAGCTGCTGGAAGCACTGCGGGACCTCGCCCGGGCGGCCGGTGACCTGCCCGGAGCGCCGAAGGTGGAGGTGCCCTCGCCATCGCAGCTGCGGATGGAGCAGGCGGTGCTGCCCCGGGACGCGTTCTTCGGACTGGTCGAGACCGTGTCGGTGTCCGAGGCGGCCGGTCGGGTCGCGGCCGAGATGATCACGCCGTATCCCCCCGGCATCCCCGCGGTCCTGCCGGGCGAGCGCCTGACCGAGCCGGTGCTGGCGTACTTGCGGACGGGGCTGGACGCGGGCATGCACCTGCCCGACCCCGAAGACCCGGAACTGGAGACGGTCCGCGTGCTCGCGGAGTGA
- a CDS encoding DUF5133 domain-containing protein, which produces MLRPHPAVLRRLVDEYEALAAAEAARGPAEPNPRARDLAYTLCVSTGTRDVKRALEAAHQLLAATPAPAREPVAPMAGPRMPAPEPA; this is translated from the coding sequence ATGCTGAGGCCCCACCCCGCCGTGCTGCGCCGACTCGTCGACGAGTACGAGGCCCTGGCGGCCGCCGAGGCCGCCCGCGGACCGGCGGAGCCGAACCCCCGGGCACGCGACCTGGCGTACACGCTGTGCGTGTCCACCGGCACCCGGGACGTCAAGCGCGCCCTGGAGGCCGCCCACCAGTTGCTCGCGGCCACACCCGCACCGGCCCGCGAACCCGTGGCGCCGATGGCCGGACCGCGCATGCCGGCCCCGGAGCCCGCCTGA
- a CDS encoding DUF1206 domain-containing protein — protein MNTSAMAQSGRFRARRMARGSVTEGAARAGFAARGVIYLLVGALALQIAFGDTGRQADRGGALQELAQKPFGAVLLWALGIGLVGMALWRLSEALFGSVGKDGRSARKRLMATVRFAFYVFVAYSVLTFAASRHQSGGSSDQQSRDATARALEIPAGQWLVGAAGLVIVGAGGWIAVRAVLRKYHDKLRLGQMSRRTRQLVDVTGVVGGAARGLVFAVAGIFAVRAAVDYEPDKAKGLDDTLRTFADTPLGPWLLVCVAAGLVLFGVFSFAMARWRRV, from the coding sequence ATGAACACGAGTGCGATGGCACAGAGCGGTCGGTTCCGGGCCCGGCGGATGGCGCGGGGTTCGGTGACCGAGGGGGCGGCACGGGCGGGTTTCGCCGCCCGGGGCGTGATCTATCTGCTCGTCGGAGCGCTGGCCCTGCAGATCGCCTTCGGCGACACCGGCCGGCAGGCCGACCGCGGGGGAGCGCTGCAGGAACTGGCGCAGAAGCCGTTCGGCGCGGTGCTGCTGTGGGCGCTGGGCATCGGGCTCGTCGGCATGGCCCTGTGGCGGCTGTCCGAGGCGCTCTTCGGCTCGGTCGGCAAGGACGGCCGCAGCGCCCGCAAGCGGCTGATGGCGACGGTCCGCTTCGCCTTCTACGTCTTCGTCGCCTACTCGGTGCTGACGTTCGCGGCCAGCCGCCACCAGAGCGGCGGATCCAGCGACCAGCAGTCCCGGGACGCCACGGCCAGGGCCCTGGAGATTCCCGCCGGCCAGTGGCTGGTCGGTGCCGCGGGCCTCGTGATCGTCGGCGCCGGGGGCTGGATCGCCGTACGGGCGGTGCTGCGCAAGTACCACGACAAGCTGCGGCTGGGGCAGATGAGCCGGCGGACGCGGCAGCTCGTGGACGTCACCGGCGTCGTCGGCGGCGCCGCCCGCGGGCTGGTGTTCGCGGTGGCGGGGATCTTCGCCGTCCGCGCCGCCGTCGACTACGAGCCCGACAAGGCCAAGGGCCTCGACGACACCCTGCGCACCTTCGCCGACACCCCGCTCGGACCCTGGCTGCTGGTGTGCGTCGCGGCCGGGCTGGTGCTCTTCGGAGTGTTCTCGTTCGCCATGGCCCGGTGGCGACGCGTCTGA
- a CDS encoding ATP-binding protein, whose translation MCEEHMIDSLFEPPGARRARPCKPAEARRAVERAVAERCRATHTPCDTDALSDALLVASELTTNAILHGGGVTDFQVDVDGPGVRVSVSDRSDALPVTAPRTDPHGRLRHGGHGWPIVCRLARDVRVSDLPAGGKCITAVVPLS comes from the coding sequence ATGTGCGAGGAGCACATGATCGATTCACTGTTCGAGCCGCCCGGCGCCCGCCGGGCCCGGCCGTGCAAACCCGCCGAAGCGCGCCGGGCGGTGGAGCGGGCCGTGGCCGAACGCTGCCGGGCCACCCACACCCCGTGCGACACGGACGCCCTGTCCGACGCACTGCTCGTCGCCTCGGAACTCACCACCAACGCGATCCTGCACGGCGGCGGCGTCACCGACTTCCAGGTGGACGTCGACGGTCCAGGTGTGCGCGTCTCGGTGAGCGACCGCAGCGACGCGCTGCCCGTGACCGCGCCCCGCACCGATCCGCACGGCCGGCTGCGGCACGGCGGCCACGGCTGGCCCATCGTCTGCCGGCTCGCCCGCGATGTCCGGGTGTCGGACCTGCCCGCCGGGGGCAAGTGCATCACCGCTGTCGTCCCCCTGTCCTGA
- a CDS encoding ANTAR domain-containing protein: MSTAGRAAGADDGELERLRTELRDLRARARVRPLISQAQGILQERYALPDGESAFALLQRASQRYNVKLHTLAGVLVTAPRPDGPDALWFPRRVRGPEPELTFTQAHRSGSGSRGAVLKAVLRSTLTVTGTDMGNVQLPDPARGGLRMEQHTGLTADFVDFFAHVGEDGTSCARAARDVSQVTVRDVESDPVFTEPARRAILAAGSRACHSVPLTTESGLCVGMVSAHMDRPLDGLTTAQTKALDTVGGQAGRWLAWHDRTVVLDALEHLHTLGSAGRGSRFRRS, translated from the coding sequence ATGTCCACAGCGGGGCGGGCGGCAGGCGCCGACGACGGCGAGCTGGAGCGCCTGCGCACCGAGCTGCGCGATCTGCGGGCCCGGGCCCGGGTGCGTCCGCTGATCTCGCAGGCGCAGGGCATCCTGCAGGAGCGGTACGCGCTGCCGGACGGGGAGAGCGCCTTCGCGCTGCTGCAGCGGGCGTCCCAGCGCTACAACGTCAAGCTGCACACCCTGGCCGGAGTCCTGGTGACCGCACCGCGCCCCGACGGGCCGGACGCCCTGTGGTTCCCGCGGCGCGTCCGCGGGCCGGAGCCCGAGCTGACCTTCACCCAGGCGCACCGGTCCGGGTCCGGCAGCCGCGGCGCCGTCCTGAAGGCCGTGCTGCGGTCCACCCTGACGGTGACCGGCACCGACATGGGCAACGTGCAGCTCCCCGACCCGGCCCGCGGAGGGCTGCGCATGGAGCAGCACACCGGCCTCACGGCCGACTTCGTCGACTTCTTCGCCCACGTCGGCGAGGACGGCACGTCCTGCGCCCGGGCCGCCCGGGACGTCTCTCAGGTCACCGTGCGTGACGTGGAGAGCGATCCGGTGTTCACCGAACCGGCCCGGCGGGCCATCCTCGCGGCGGGCAGCAGGGCGTGCCACAGCGTCCCGCTGACGACCGAGTCCGGGCTGTGCGTCGGCATGGTCTCGGCCCACATGGACCGGCCCCTGGACGGACTGACCACCGCCCAGACCAAGGCCCTCGACACCGTGGGCGGCCAGGCCGGCCGCTGGCTCGCCTGGCACGACCGCACGGTGGTCCTGGACGCCCTGGAGCACCTGCACACCCTCGGTAGCGCAGGCCGCGGTTCGAGGTTCCGGCGGTCCTGA
- a CDS encoding MFS transporter, whose translation MDTSESTTEERDPDPQAPRRRGWRRWAMDTRPLRRPAYRRLWGSTIVTAVGSQLTAVAVPKQIYDITGSSAWVGAASLAGLVPLVVFALWGGAIADTMDRRKLLLITNSGIAVTSLLFWLQAFVGLESVGALMLLLAVQQAFWGLNAPARTASIARLVPEDELPAAGALGSTVMQTGQVAGPLLAGALIPVIGLPELYLIDAVALCVTVWAVYRLPSLPPLAGAAVRRAGVKEIAAGFRYISGHTVLLLSFLADIIAMVLGMPRALFPQLASQTYAPYGEGLALGLLFAAIPIGAVLGGLFSGTFSRARRHGWMVIGAVVAWGVAIAGFGLSRNLWVAVAFLALAGVADMVSMVFRGAILLSAATDEMRGRMQGVFTVVVAGGPRLADVLHGTAGSAFGPRTAVAGGGFLVVAVMLVLAAAVPALRRYRV comes from the coding sequence GTGGACACGAGCGAGAGCACCACCGAAGAGCGGGACCCCGATCCGCAGGCGCCCCGGCGGCGCGGCTGGCGGCGCTGGGCCATGGACACCCGCCCCCTGCGCCGCCCCGCCTACCGGCGGTTGTGGGGCTCGACGATCGTCACGGCCGTCGGCAGCCAGCTGACCGCCGTCGCCGTCCCCAAGCAGATCTACGACATCACCGGCTCTTCGGCGTGGGTCGGCGCCGCGAGCCTGGCGGGGCTCGTGCCGCTGGTCGTGTTCGCGCTGTGGGGCGGGGCGATCGCCGACACCATGGACCGTCGCAAGCTGCTGCTGATCACCAACAGCGGCATCGCCGTCACCTCGCTGCTGTTCTGGCTCCAGGCCTTCGTGGGCCTTGAGTCGGTGGGTGCGCTCATGCTGCTGCTCGCCGTGCAGCAGGCCTTCTGGGGCCTGAACGCGCCGGCCCGCACCGCCTCCATAGCCCGGCTGGTCCCCGAGGACGAACTGCCCGCCGCGGGCGCGCTCGGCTCGACCGTGATGCAGACCGGGCAGGTGGCGGGCCCGCTGCTCGCCGGCGCCCTCATCCCCGTCATCGGGCTGCCCGAGCTGTACCTCATCGACGCAGTGGCCCTGTGCGTGACGGTGTGGGCGGTCTACCGGCTGCCGTCGCTGCCGCCCCTGGCCGGAGCGGCGGTGCGGCGCGCGGGCGTGAAGGAGATCGCCGCCGGATTCCGCTACATCTCCGGGCACACGGTGCTGCTGCTGTCGTTCCTCGCCGACATCATCGCCATGGTCCTCGGCATGCCCCGCGCCCTGTTCCCGCAGCTCGCCTCCCAGACGTACGCCCCGTACGGCGAAGGCCTCGCGCTGGGTCTGCTGTTCGCGGCGATCCCCATCGGCGCCGTGCTGGGCGGGCTGTTCTCCGGCACCTTCTCCCGGGCCCGGCGGCACGGCTGGATGGTGATCGGGGCGGTGGTCGCCTGGGGTGTGGCCATCGCGGGCTTCGGGCTGAGCCGCAACCTCTGGGTCGCGGTGGCGTTCCTCGCCCTCGCCGGGGTGGCCGACATGGTCTCCATGGTCTTTCGCGGAGCGATACTGCTGTCCGCCGCCACCGACGAGATGCGCGGGCGCATGCAGGGCGTGTTCACCGTCGTCGTGGCGGGCGGCCCCCGTCTCGCCGACGTGCTGCACGGCACCGCGGGATCCGCCTTCGGCCCCCGCACCGCCGTCGCGGGCGGTGGATTCCTGGTCGTCGCGGTGATGCTGGTGCTGGCCGCCGCCGTACCGGCACTGCGGCGCTACCGCGTCTGA